In Vespula pensylvanica isolate Volc-1 chromosome 16, ASM1446617v1, whole genome shotgun sequence, the following proteins share a genomic window:
- the LOC122634999 gene encoding paired amphipathic helix protein Sin3a isoform X2: protein MKRVRGLDEVASPAATLKPSSVSGGSGLSGGGGLEYHSSSGIGVVVPGQAVRSVTSKEMPGSIQFGTAQAQQQYTGAIVVPTATPSPIKGTGSTGGLNSTCSGTNVNTGGGLHSGISGGSNHNMGSQQPTTGSQTQVHTQQQAAIRHKVHSSNVAPLTSTPPGPGLGSGSGSQQFQRLKVEDALSYLDQVKYKFSDQPQVYNDFLDIMKEFKSQSIDTPGVITRVSHLFKGHPELIVGFNTFLPPGYKIEVQANEQGYAFQVSVSMPSPTATHTATLSQHHCTVNVGSPPVASPPTQPAKAPPVLQIMQGSGSIHHALTNNISNSSITVHAPSPPPIQAYNNSHVSAAQAQAVSQALSQAQDGIPTSGQTQQSQPVEFNHAINYVNKIKNRFQGQPDKYKRFLEILHTYQKEQRNLKESGHISGTSGGSAASNVKHLTEAEVYSQVAKLFENQEDLLAEFGQFLPDATNQQSSLVSPVIERCILNISNKTTPVNDHTAIIKKPLSLKATYNNSANVSRDLRESSGTCILERDSRDHRDRDRERDRPGVREISTGQKLGHSTGQLKRSPSFSTSVTGGNSHIQHGPPPLKKHKVTSMRDVTIAEAGKYGTLNDYAFFDKVRKALKSQEVYENFLRCLVLFNQEIVSKSELVQLVTPFLGRFPELLRWFKDFLGHLSDSSNTSANNTGSGVGVEALPNNVARGHQERPQGDLAMEIDYTACKRLGASYCALPKSYVQPKCTGRTQLCKEVLNDTWVSFPTWSEDSTFVTSRKTQYEEFIYRCEDERFELDGVIETNASTIRVLEGVHKKMNRMSQEELQKFKLDDCLGGCSPTIHQRALKRIYGDKAADIIEGLKKNPVVAVPVVLRRLKSKEEEWREAQKGFNKIWREQNEKYYLKSLDHQGINFKQNDVKALRSKSLFNEIETLYDERHEQVDDGSGDNQGNSGPHLVLPYKDKSVLDDAANLLIHHVKRQTAIHKEDKQRIKLLLKHFIPDLFFHPRQELSDDERDEDDDKEDVGVAACSNSQSVTMSTSPHGGLQANRSKAPPSPVLSSTSVKVEPDIKIPMHALSNDPEEAYTLFMGSNNWYLFLRLHHILCERLTKMYERAVALAEEESRYKQQRKESTAVALRLKPKNEIEIEDYYPAFLDMVKNVLDGNMESTAYEDTLREMFGIHAYIAFTLDKVVTYAVRQLQHLVSDPICQQCMELFQREQRQPKESSGAGGLCITAYMRLGAELSYQRKAEKAMADENCFKIYIYKKDCKMTMELLDTEGDEAMDSGCREREREGVMVSEKWSTYVERFSAPPVQTSPKDTSAVVDNEPTTNHPVSSDQAARGVRGRKRKNTDISKKMDGHGWNSLSRILAGRKPVFLYRNVRQWRKRAAKLMRASMPNINHPEKASEASNKDKALDSVSALLKRPSGLRLTDTNDTSEIIAADETQCRFNPNSYQMLYVASKEAFLYKQNSFSRARECHPAVTKHLNSKFHQWLSSWASKNVADVQHRLCQDWLMGRYENLIPHRTRVITDNDQTRSPYRQYNRYRVERLQSDVLTEPCV, encoded by the exons ATGAAACGCGTTCGCGGGCTGGACGAGGTAGCGTCACCAGCAGCAACGTTAAAACCCTCGTCGGTGAGCGGAGGAAGTGGTCTAAGCGGCGGTGGAGGTTTAGAGTATCACTCGAGCAGCGGAATAGGCGTTGTTGTACCTGGTCAAGCTGTTCGATCTGTTACTTCGAAGGAAATGCCTGGAAGTATACAATTTGGTACTGCCCAAGCTCAACAGCAGTATACTGGTGCGATCGTTGTACCAACGGCTACACCATCCCCTATTAAA GGAACTGGATCTACAGGAGGGCTTAATTCTACATGTAGCGGTACTAATGTAAATACTGGTGGTGGGTTGCACAGTGGAATAAGTGGTGGAAGCAATCACAATATGGGTTCTCAACAACCTACTACAGGATCGCAGACACAAGTTCATACGCAACAGCAGGCAGCAATAAGGCACAAG GTACATTCAAGCAATGTAGCGCCATTGACATCTACACCTCCAGGTCCTGGATTAGGCAGTGGGAGTGGATCTCAACAATTTCAAAGATTAAAAGTTGAAGATGCGTTATCTTACTTGGATCAAGTGAAGTACAAATTCAGCGATCAACCACAg GTTTATAATGATTTCTTGGATATCATGAAAGAATTCAAATCCCAGAGTATTGATACCCCAGGTGTTATTACACGAGTGAGCCATTTATTTAAGGGACACCCTGAACTCATTGTTGGTTTCAATACTTTTCTACCACCAGGCTACAAAATAGAGGTACAAGCAAATGAGCAAGGGTATGCATTCCAAGTATCAGTTAGTATGCCTAGTCCGACTGCTACTCATACAGCAACGTTATCGCAACATCATTGTACGGTGAATGTTGGTTCACCACCCGTAGCAAGTCCACCAACACAACCAGCAAAAGCACCACCAGTTTTGCAAATAATGCAAGG atctGGAAGCATACATCACgctttaacaaataatatttctaacagTAGTATAACGGTTCAtgcaccatcaccaccacctaTTCAAGCCTACAACAATTCTCATGTTAGTGCTGCACAAGCTCAGGCAGTAAGTCAAGCTCTTAGTCAAGCTCAAGATGGTATTCCAACTAGTGGTCAAACGCAACAAAGTCAACCTGTGGAATTTAATCATGCTATTAactatgttaataaaataaag aatCGTTTTCAAGGGCAACCAGACAAATATAAACGGTTCTTAGAGATACTACATACTTATCAAAAAGAACAACGTAATTTGAAAGAATCAGGACATATAAGTGGTACAAGTGGTGGTAGCGCTGCTAGTAACGTGAAACATTTAACAGAAGCTGAGGTTTATAGTCAGGTGGCTAAATTGTTTGAAAATCAAGAAGATTTACTTGCTGAATTTGGTCAATTCTTACCAGATGCAACTAATCAGCAGAGTTCGTTGGTGAGTCCTGTGATCGAAAGatgcatattaaatatt AGTAACAAGACTACTCCAGTAAATGATCATACAGCAATAATAAAGAAACCATTGAGTCTTAAAGCGACTTATAACAACTCTGCTAATGTTTCGCGAGATCTTCGGGAATCAAGTGGCACTTGTATATTGGAGCGTGATAGCAGAGATCACAGAGATCGTGATCGTGAGAGGGATAGGCCAGGTGTTCGAGAAATCAGTACTGGTCAAAAATTGGGTCACAGTACAGGACAGTTAAAAAGAAGTCCATCATTCTCTACTTCTGTTACTGGTGGCAATTCTCATATTCAACATGGACCACCTCCATTAAAAAAACACAAAGTGACATCGATGCGAGATGTTACTATAGCAGAAGCTGGAAAATATGGTACATTGAATGACTATGCATTTTTTGATAAG gtTCGTAAGGCTTTAAAGTCACAAGAAGTTTATGAAAATTTCCTTCGGTGTCTTGTACTTTTTAATCAGGAAATTGTTTCTAAATCAGAATTGGTACAATTAGTAACACCGTTTCTCGGTCGTTTTCCGGAACTTTTACGTTGGTTTAAAGATTTTCTCGGCCATTTATCTGATTCTTCCAATACGTCAGCAAATAATACGGGAAGTGGTGTAGGAGTCGAAGCACTTCCAAATAATGTAGCACGTGGTCACCAAGAACGACCTCAGGGTGATTTGGCAATGGAAATTGATTATACAGCATGTAAGCGATTAGGAGCTTCATATTGTGCTTTACCTAAGTCTTACGTACAACCAAAATGTACTGGTAGAACTCAATTGTGCAAAGAGGTTTTAAACGATACATGGGTATCATTCCCAACTTGGTCAGAGGATAGTACATTCGTTACATCGAG AAAAACACAATATGaggaatttatttatcgttgtgAAGATGAACGATTTGAGTTGGATGGTGTGATAGAAACTAATGCGTCGACTATTAGAGTATTAGAAGGTgttcataaaaaaatgaatagaatGAGCCAAGAAGAACTTCAAAAATTTAAACTCGATGATTGTCTTGGAGGTTGTTCTCCCACGATACATCAACGAGCATTAAAAAGGATATACGGAGATAAAGCTGCTGATATTATAGAAGGTCTTAAAAAAAATCCTGTAGTTGCAGTTCCAGTCGTTTTACGACGTTtaaagagtaaagaagagGAATGGCGAGAAGCTCAGAAaggttttaataaaatttggaGAGAACAAAATGAGAAGTACTATCTGAAATCTTTAGATCACCAAggtattaattttaaacaaaatgatGTGAAAGCTTTAAGATCCAAAAGTCTATTCAATGAAATTGAAACTTTATATGATGAG agaCATGAACAGGTAGATGATGGAAGTGGTGATAATCAAGGAAATAGTGGTCCACATTTAGTGTTACCTTATAAAGACAAATCTGTCTTAGATGATGCAGCAAATTTATTGATACATCATGTAAAACGACAAACTGCTATTCATAAAGAAGATAAGCAGCGTATAAAGCTTTTACTTAAGCATTTTATACCAGATCTCTTTTTTCACCCACGCCAAGAGCTTAGCGATGatgagagagatgaagatG atgACAAAGAGGATGTGGGTGTGGCAGCATGTAGTAATTCGCAATCTGTAACCATGTCTACATCGCCACATGGCGGTCTTCAAGCAAACAGGAGTAAGGCCCCACCTTCCCCAGTCCTGTCTTCCACTTCAGTTAAAGTCGAACCTGATATCAAAATACCTATGCATGCCCTGTCAAATGATCCTGAAGAGGCATACACTCTTTTCATGGGCAGTAATAATTGGTACCTCTTTTTGAGGTTACATCACATCCTCTGTGAAAGATTAACTAAGATGTATGAGAGAGCGGTAGCCCTTGCAGAAGAAGAGTCTAGATACAAACAGCAACGTAAGGAGAGTACTGCAGTGGCTCTCAGGTTAAAACcaaaaa atgaaatagaaattgaGGATTATTATCCTGCCTTTTTGGATATGGTGAAAAACGTTTTGGATGGAAATATGGAGAGTACAGCGTATGAAGATACATTGCGTGAAATGTTtggtatacatgcatatattgCCTTTACTTTGGACAAGGTTGTGACATATGCTGTGAGacaa TTGCAGCATTTAGTGTCTGATCCTATATGCCAGCAATGTATGGAGCTATTTCAAAGAGAACAACGTCAGCCAAAAGAAAGTAGTGGAGCTGGTGGATTATGCATTACAGCTTATATGAGGCTTGGTGCAGAGCTTTCATATCAGCGTAAGGCAGAAAAAGCAATGGCTGATGAAAATtgctttaaaatatatata TATAAAAAGGATTGTAAAATGACAATGGAACTGTTGGATACAGAGGGTGATGAAGCAATGGACAGTGgttgtagagagagagaaagagaaggagttATGGTATCTGAGAAATGGTCAACATATGTGGAGAGGTTCTCTGCTCCGCCTGTTCAAACTAGCCCGAAAGACACTTCTGCTGTGGTAGACAATGAGCCAACGACCAATCATCCTGTGAGTAGTGACCAGGCAGCAAGGGGGGTTCGGGGCAGAAAGCGCAAGAACACTGACATTAGCAAGAAG ATGGATGGACATGGTTGGAATTCTTTAAGCAGAATCTTGGCAGGACGGAAACCAGTGTTTTTGTATCGTAATGTCAGGCAATGGCGTAAGAGAGCTGCGAAGTTGATGAGGGCATCTATGCCTAATATCAATCATCCAGAAAAAGCTTCGGA agCATCCAATAAAGATAAAGCATTGGATAGTGTCAGTGCACTTTTAAAAAGACCGTCAGGTTTAAGGTTGACGGATACTAACGACACATCTGAAATTATTGCCGCTGATGAAACACAATGCCGCTTCAATCCAAATAGTTATCAGATGCTTTATGTTGCTAGTAAAGAGGCCTTCCTTTATAAACAGAATTCTTTTAGCCGAGCTAGAGAG TGTCATCCAGCAGTGACAAAAcatttaaattcgaaatttcATCAATGGCTTTCATCGTGGGCATCTAAGAATGTTGCAGATGTTCAACATCGATTGTGTCAAGATTGGTTAATGGGACGATATGAGAACTTGATCCCTCATAGAACACGTGTCATTACGGACAATGATCAAACGAGATCACCATATCGACAGTACAATCGGTATCGCGTTGAACGTTTACAATCGGATGTCCTTACAGAACCATGTGTGTAA
- the LOC122634999 gene encoding paired amphipathic helix protein Sin3a isoform X4 yields MKRVRGLDEVASPAATLKPSSVSGGSGLSGGGGLEYHSSSGIGVVVPGQAVRSVTSKEMPGSIQFGTAQAQQQYTGAIVVPTATPSPIKGTGSTGGLNSTCSGTNVNTGGGLHSGISGGSNHNMGSQQPTTGSQTQVHTQQQAAIRHKVHSSNVAPLTSTPPGPGLGSGSGSQQFQRLKVEDALSYLDQVKYKFSDQPQVYNDFLDIMKEFKSQSIDTPGVITRVSHLFKGHPELIVGFNTFLPPGYKIEVQANEQGYAFQVSVSMPSPTATHTATLSQHHCTVNVGSPPVASPPTQPAKAPPVLQIMQGSITVHAPSPPPIQAYNNSHVSAAQAQAVSQALSQAQDGIPTSGQTQQSQPVEFNHAINYVNKIKNRFQGQPDKYKRFLEILHTYQKEQRNLKESGHISGTSGGSAASNVKHLTEAEVYSQVAKLFENQEDLLAEFGQFLPDATNQQSSLVSPVIERCILNISAMFQSNKTTPVNDHTAIIKKPLSLKATYNNSANVSRDLRESSGTCILERDSRDHRDRDRERDRPGVREISTGQKLGHSTGQLKRSPSFSTSVTGGNSHIQHGPPPLKKHKVTSMRDVTIAEAGKYGTLNDYAFFDKVRKALKSQEVYENFLRCLVLFNQEIVSKSELVQLVTPFLGRFPELLRWFKDFLGHLSDSSNTSANNTGSGVGVEALPNNVARGHQERPQGDLAMEIDYTACKRLGASYCALPKSYVQPKCTGRTQLCKEVLNDTWVSFPTWSEDSTFVTSRKTQYEEFIYRCEDERFELDGVIETNASTIRVLEGVHKKMNRMSQEELQKFKLDDCLGGCSPTIHQRALKRIYGDKAADIIEGLKKNPVVAVPVVLRRLKSKEEEWREAQKGFNKIWREQNEKYYLKSLDHQGINFKQNDVKALRSKSLFNEIETLYDERHEQVDDGSGDNQGNSGPHLVLPYKDKSVLDDAANLLIHHVKRQTAIHKEDKQRIKLLLKHFIPDLFFHPRQELSDDERDEDDDKEDVGVAACSNSQSVTMSTSPHGGLQANRSKAPPSPVLSSTSVKVEPDIKIPMHALSNDPEEAYTLFMGSNNWYLFLRLHHILCERLTKMYERAVALAEEESRYKQQRKESTAVALRLKPKNEIEIEDYYPAFLDMVKNVLDGNMESTAYEDTLREMFGIHAYIAFTLDKVVTYAVRQLQHLVSDPICQQCMELFQREQRQPKESSGAGGLCITAYMRLGAELSYQRKAEKAMADENCFKIYIYKKDCKMTMELLDTEGDEAMDSGCREREREGVMVSEKWSTYVERFSAPPVQTSPKDTSAVVDNEPTTNHPVSSDQAARGVRGRKRKNTDISKKMDGHGWNSLSRILAGRKPVFLYRNVRQWRKRAAKLMRASMPNINHPEKASEASNKDKALDSVSALLKRPSGLRLTDTNDTSEIIAADETQCRFNPNSYQMLYVASKEAFLYKQNSFSRARECHPAVTKHLNSKFHQWLSSWASKNVADVQHRLCQDWLMGRYENLIPHRTRVITDNDQTRSPYRQYNRYRVERLQSDVLTEPCV; encoded by the exons ATGAAACGCGTTCGCGGGCTGGACGAGGTAGCGTCACCAGCAGCAACGTTAAAACCCTCGTCGGTGAGCGGAGGAAGTGGTCTAAGCGGCGGTGGAGGTTTAGAGTATCACTCGAGCAGCGGAATAGGCGTTGTTGTACCTGGTCAAGCTGTTCGATCTGTTACTTCGAAGGAAATGCCTGGAAGTATACAATTTGGTACTGCCCAAGCTCAACAGCAGTATACTGGTGCGATCGTTGTACCAACGGCTACACCATCCCCTATTAAA GGAACTGGATCTACAGGAGGGCTTAATTCTACATGTAGCGGTACTAATGTAAATACTGGTGGTGGGTTGCACAGTGGAATAAGTGGTGGAAGCAATCACAATATGGGTTCTCAACAACCTACTACAGGATCGCAGACACAAGTTCATACGCAACAGCAGGCAGCAATAAGGCACAAG GTACATTCAAGCAATGTAGCGCCATTGACATCTACACCTCCAGGTCCTGGATTAGGCAGTGGGAGTGGATCTCAACAATTTCAAAGATTAAAAGTTGAAGATGCGTTATCTTACTTGGATCAAGTGAAGTACAAATTCAGCGATCAACCACAg GTTTATAATGATTTCTTGGATATCATGAAAGAATTCAAATCCCAGAGTATTGATACCCCAGGTGTTATTACACGAGTGAGCCATTTATTTAAGGGACACCCTGAACTCATTGTTGGTTTCAATACTTTTCTACCACCAGGCTACAAAATAGAGGTACAAGCAAATGAGCAAGGGTATGCATTCCAAGTATCAGTTAGTATGCCTAGTCCGACTGCTACTCATACAGCAACGTTATCGCAACATCATTGTACGGTGAATGTTGGTTCACCACCCGTAGCAAGTCCACCAACACAACCAGCAAAAGCACCACCAGTTTTGCAAATAATGCAAGG TAGTATAACGGTTCAtgcaccatcaccaccacctaTTCAAGCCTACAACAATTCTCATGTTAGTGCTGCACAAGCTCAGGCAGTAAGTCAAGCTCTTAGTCAAGCTCAAGATGGTATTCCAACTAGTGGTCAAACGCAACAAAGTCAACCTGTGGAATTTAATCATGCTATTAactatgttaataaaataaag aatCGTTTTCAAGGGCAACCAGACAAATATAAACGGTTCTTAGAGATACTACATACTTATCAAAAAGAACAACGTAATTTGAAAGAATCAGGACATATAAGTGGTACAAGTGGTGGTAGCGCTGCTAGTAACGTGAAACATTTAACAGAAGCTGAGGTTTATAGTCAGGTGGCTAAATTGTTTGAAAATCAAGAAGATTTACTTGCTGAATTTGGTCAATTCTTACCAGATGCAACTAATCAGCAGAGTTCGTTGGTGAGTCCTGTGATCGAAAGatgcatattaaatatt TCTGCTATGTTTCAGAGTAACAAGACTACTCCAGTAAATGATCATACAGCAATAATAAAGAAACCATTGAGTCTTAAAGCGACTTATAACAACTCTGCTAATGTTTCGCGAGATCTTCGGGAATCAAGTGGCACTTGTATATTGGAGCGTGATAGCAGAGATCACAGAGATCGTGATCGTGAGAGGGATAGGCCAGGTGTTCGAGAAATCAGTACTGGTCAAAAATTGGGTCACAGTACAGGACAGTTAAAAAGAAGTCCATCATTCTCTACTTCTGTTACTGGTGGCAATTCTCATATTCAACATGGACCACCTCCATTAAAAAAACACAAAGTGACATCGATGCGAGATGTTACTATAGCAGAAGCTGGAAAATATGGTACATTGAATGACTATGCATTTTTTGATAAG gtTCGTAAGGCTTTAAAGTCACAAGAAGTTTATGAAAATTTCCTTCGGTGTCTTGTACTTTTTAATCAGGAAATTGTTTCTAAATCAGAATTGGTACAATTAGTAACACCGTTTCTCGGTCGTTTTCCGGAACTTTTACGTTGGTTTAAAGATTTTCTCGGCCATTTATCTGATTCTTCCAATACGTCAGCAAATAATACGGGAAGTGGTGTAGGAGTCGAAGCACTTCCAAATAATGTAGCACGTGGTCACCAAGAACGACCTCAGGGTGATTTGGCAATGGAAATTGATTATACAGCATGTAAGCGATTAGGAGCTTCATATTGTGCTTTACCTAAGTCTTACGTACAACCAAAATGTACTGGTAGAACTCAATTGTGCAAAGAGGTTTTAAACGATACATGGGTATCATTCCCAACTTGGTCAGAGGATAGTACATTCGTTACATCGAG AAAAACACAATATGaggaatttatttatcgttgtgAAGATGAACGATTTGAGTTGGATGGTGTGATAGAAACTAATGCGTCGACTATTAGAGTATTAGAAGGTgttcataaaaaaatgaatagaatGAGCCAAGAAGAACTTCAAAAATTTAAACTCGATGATTGTCTTGGAGGTTGTTCTCCCACGATACATCAACGAGCATTAAAAAGGATATACGGAGATAAAGCTGCTGATATTATAGAAGGTCTTAAAAAAAATCCTGTAGTTGCAGTTCCAGTCGTTTTACGACGTTtaaagagtaaagaagagGAATGGCGAGAAGCTCAGAAaggttttaataaaatttggaGAGAACAAAATGAGAAGTACTATCTGAAATCTTTAGATCACCAAggtattaattttaaacaaaatgatGTGAAAGCTTTAAGATCCAAAAGTCTATTCAATGAAATTGAAACTTTATATGATGAG agaCATGAACAGGTAGATGATGGAAGTGGTGATAATCAAGGAAATAGTGGTCCACATTTAGTGTTACCTTATAAAGACAAATCTGTCTTAGATGATGCAGCAAATTTATTGATACATCATGTAAAACGACAAACTGCTATTCATAAAGAAGATAAGCAGCGTATAAAGCTTTTACTTAAGCATTTTATACCAGATCTCTTTTTTCACCCACGCCAAGAGCTTAGCGATGatgagagagatgaagatG atgACAAAGAGGATGTGGGTGTGGCAGCATGTAGTAATTCGCAATCTGTAACCATGTCTACATCGCCACATGGCGGTCTTCAAGCAAACAGGAGTAAGGCCCCACCTTCCCCAGTCCTGTCTTCCACTTCAGTTAAAGTCGAACCTGATATCAAAATACCTATGCATGCCCTGTCAAATGATCCTGAAGAGGCATACACTCTTTTCATGGGCAGTAATAATTGGTACCTCTTTTTGAGGTTACATCACATCCTCTGTGAAAGATTAACTAAGATGTATGAGAGAGCGGTAGCCCTTGCAGAAGAAGAGTCTAGATACAAACAGCAACGTAAGGAGAGTACTGCAGTGGCTCTCAGGTTAAAACcaaaaa atgaaatagaaattgaGGATTATTATCCTGCCTTTTTGGATATGGTGAAAAACGTTTTGGATGGAAATATGGAGAGTACAGCGTATGAAGATACATTGCGTGAAATGTTtggtatacatgcatatattgCCTTTACTTTGGACAAGGTTGTGACATATGCTGTGAGacaa TTGCAGCATTTAGTGTCTGATCCTATATGCCAGCAATGTATGGAGCTATTTCAAAGAGAACAACGTCAGCCAAAAGAAAGTAGTGGAGCTGGTGGATTATGCATTACAGCTTATATGAGGCTTGGTGCAGAGCTTTCATATCAGCGTAAGGCAGAAAAAGCAATGGCTGATGAAAATtgctttaaaatatatata TATAAAAAGGATTGTAAAATGACAATGGAACTGTTGGATACAGAGGGTGATGAAGCAATGGACAGTGgttgtagagagagagaaagagaaggagttATGGTATCTGAGAAATGGTCAACATATGTGGAGAGGTTCTCTGCTCCGCCTGTTCAAACTAGCCCGAAAGACACTTCTGCTGTGGTAGACAATGAGCCAACGACCAATCATCCTGTGAGTAGTGACCAGGCAGCAAGGGGGGTTCGGGGCAGAAAGCGCAAGAACACTGACATTAGCAAGAAG ATGGATGGACATGGTTGGAATTCTTTAAGCAGAATCTTGGCAGGACGGAAACCAGTGTTTTTGTATCGTAATGTCAGGCAATGGCGTAAGAGAGCTGCGAAGTTGATGAGGGCATCTATGCCTAATATCAATCATCCAGAAAAAGCTTCGGA agCATCCAATAAAGATAAAGCATTGGATAGTGTCAGTGCACTTTTAAAAAGACCGTCAGGTTTAAGGTTGACGGATACTAACGACACATCTGAAATTATTGCCGCTGATGAAACACAATGCCGCTTCAATCCAAATAGTTATCAGATGCTTTATGTTGCTAGTAAAGAGGCCTTCCTTTATAAACAGAATTCTTTTAGCCGAGCTAGAGAG TGTCATCCAGCAGTGACAAAAcatttaaattcgaaatttcATCAATGGCTTTCATCGTGGGCATCTAAGAATGTTGCAGATGTTCAACATCGATTGTGTCAAGATTGGTTAATGGGACGATATGAGAACTTGATCCCTCATAGAACACGTGTCATTACGGACAATGATCAAACGAGATCACCATATCGACAGTACAATCGGTATCGCGTTGAACGTTTACAATCGGATGTCCTTACAGAACCATGTGTGTAA